In Acidovorax sp. 106, the following proteins share a genomic window:
- a CDS encoding IclR family transcriptional regulator C-terminal domain-containing protein: MATFPIAKSDLIEGMAKGMAVLESFDTERQRLNATLAAQRTGLTRAAARRHLLTLAHLGYLETDGSYFWLAPKVLRFSGSYLASARLPRVLQPTLNRLAAQTQQSFSAVVLDSDEVVIVARSGVYGAPSRTMAYGLHLGARLPAHPTSTGRVLLAALPAAEFTQWLKGCTLQRLTPHTLTQVGALRKVVAQARRDDFCLAVEEHELGVHALAVPLRNLQGLTVAALNVVASPQQMQGQTLQRDMLPLLQEAARELRGLL; this comes from the coding sequence ATGGCCACTTTTCCCATCGCCAAGTCCGATCTCATCGAGGGCATGGCCAAAGGCATGGCGGTGCTGGAGAGCTTTGACACCGAGCGCCAGCGGCTCAATGCCACGCTGGCCGCGCAGCGCACGGGGCTGACGCGGGCGGCGGCGCGCAGGCACCTGCTGACGCTGGCGCACCTGGGCTACCTGGAGACGGACGGTAGCTACTTCTGGCTGGCACCCAAGGTGTTGCGCTTCTCAGGCAGCTACCTCGCGTCAGCCCGGTTGCCCCGCGTGCTGCAGCCCACGCTCAACCGGCTGGCGGCGCAAACGCAGCAGTCGTTCTCTGCCGTGGTGCTCGATAGCGATGAGGTGGTGATCGTGGCGCGCAGCGGGGTGTATGGCGCGCCATCGCGCACTATGGCCTATGGCCTGCATTTGGGGGCGCGGTTGCCTGCGCACCCCACATCGACTGGGCGGGTGCTGCTGGCCGCGCTGCCTGCGGCGGAGTTCACGCAGTGGCTCAAGGGCTGCACGCTGCAGCGGCTCACGCCCCACACCCTCACGCAAGTGGGCGCCCTGCGCAAGGTGGTGGCCCAGGCGCGGCGCGACGATTTTTGCCTGGCCGTGGAAGAGCATGAGCTGGGTGTGCACGCCCTGGCAGTGCCACTGCGCAATCTGCAAGGGCTGACAGTGGCGGCGCTCAATGTGGTGGCGTCACCCCAGCAAATGCAGGGGCAAACCCTGCAGCGCGACATGCTGCCGCTGCTGCAGGAGGCCGCGCGCGAGCTGCGGGGGTTGCTGTAG
- the pobA gene encoding 4-hydroxybenzoate 3-monooxygenase, with the protein MRTQVAIIGAGPAGLLLGQLLHKSGIDAVIIEQRSPAYVLSRIRAGVLEQVAMDLLDQAGVSARAHAEGLPHDGFELLFKGKRHRINMHQLTGGSRVTVYGQTEVTQDLMDARAAAGLTTVYEAANVKVHDFDGATPRVTYEKDGQTHTLTCDFIAGCDGYHGVCRASVPEDAIRTYERVYPFGWLGLLADVKPVAHELIYAHTDRGFALCSMRSNTRSRYYLQVPLTDKVENWSDDAFWAEMRNRLDPEARENLTTGPSLEKSIAPLRSFVAEPMRFGSLFLAGDAAHIVPPTGAKGLNLAASDVGYLWNALADFYNDKSRAGIDTYSDRCLRRVWRAERFSWWFTSLMHHFPETGAFGQKMQEAELDYLVNSEAASRSLAENYVGLPMNFGA; encoded by the coding sequence ATGCGAACCCAAGTTGCCATCATCGGTGCAGGCCCTGCGGGCTTGCTGCTCGGCCAATTGCTGCACAAGTCCGGCATCGACGCCGTCATCATCGAGCAGCGCAGCCCCGCCTACGTGCTCAGCCGCATCCGCGCCGGGGTGCTGGAGCAAGTGGCCATGGACCTGCTGGACCAAGCAGGCGTGAGCGCCCGCGCCCATGCCGAAGGCCTGCCGCACGATGGCTTTGAGCTGCTGTTCAAGGGCAAGCGCCACCGCATCAACATGCACCAGTTGACGGGCGGCAGCCGCGTCACGGTCTACGGCCAGACCGAAGTGACGCAAGACCTGATGGACGCCCGCGCCGCCGCAGGGCTGACCACCGTGTACGAAGCCGCCAACGTAAAAGTGCACGACTTTGACGGAGCCACGCCGCGTGTCACTTACGAAAAAGACGGCCAGACCCACACCCTCACTTGCGACTTCATCGCAGGCTGCGACGGCTACCACGGCGTGTGCCGCGCCAGCGTGCCCGAGGACGCCATCCGCACCTACGAGCGCGTGTACCCCTTTGGTTGGCTGGGCCTGCTGGCCGATGTGAAGCCCGTGGCGCACGAGCTGATCTACGCCCACACCGACCGGGGCTTTGCGCTGTGCAGCATGCGCAGCAACACCCGCAGCCGCTACTACCTGCAAGTGCCGCTGACCGACAAGGTCGAGAACTGGAGCGACGACGCCTTCTGGGCCGAGATGCGCAACCGCCTGGACCCCGAAGCCCGCGAGAACCTGACCACCGGCCCCTCGCTCGAAAAGAGCATCGCCCCCCTGCGCAGCTTTGTGGCCGAGCCCATGCGCTTTGGCAGCCTGTTCCTTGCGGGCGACGCCGCCCACATCGTGCCCCCCACCGGCGCCAAGGGTCTGAACCTGGCCGCCAGCGACGTGGGCTATTTGTGGAATGCGCTGGCCGACTTCTACAACGACAAATCCCGCGCAGGCATCGACACCTACTCTGACCGCTGCTTGCGCCGGGTGTGGCGCGCCGAGCGCTTCTCGTGGTGGTTCACTTCGCTGATGCACCACTTCCCAGAGACCGGCGCGTTTGGCCAGAAGATGCAGGAGGCGGAGCTGGATTACCTGGTGAATTCGGAGGCTGCTTCGCGGTCGCTGGCAGAGAACTATGTGGGGTTGCCGATGAATTTTGGTGCTTGA
- a CDS encoding alkaline phosphatase, with product MTDKLLSSPHPIRDAAEAHPSRRHFVRQMGLAAAALGTLPLAACGGSDDVPAVQFAHGIASGDPLADRVMLWTRVTPPTGHTSDIPVDWEVATDSTFTTLVAQGQTTALASKDFTVKVDATGLKAATAYHFRFKAYAATSTTGRTRTLPTGSVAQVKLAVFSCANYPAGYFNVYADAAKRNDLDATVHLGDYIYEYGQGGYASANASAMGRLSAPANEIVSLADYRQRHAQYKTDADLQALHAAAPMIAVWDDHEVTNDTWRDGAENHQSATEGSFSVRKAAAMQAYHEWMPTRNAQPELIYRSFAFGNLVALHMLDTRVIARDEQLSYSKFFTASGFDAAGFTAAVGNPSRQLMGTTQTQWLQQQMAASTATWQVLGQQVLMGRMNIPAPILMETLQPGAGVSVSQYAALVARAQSNPSSLTPAEQAILAQPSIPYNLDAWDGYQAARETVLATSRSLGKNLVVLAGDTHNAWANELLDMNGKAVGVEFATSSVTSPGFEEYLPNEKPATLAGALEQLIGPLQYCDTSRRGYMVVTATATECRADWVYVSTITSRSYTASTDKSLKVVAGAAGVGRIVAA from the coding sequence ATGACCGACAAACTCCTCTCATCCCCCCACCCCATCCGCGACGCCGCTGAAGCCCACCCCAGCCGCCGCCACTTTGTGCGCCAGATGGGCCTGGCCGCCGCCGCCCTGGGCACCCTGCCCCTGGCCGCCTGCGGTGGCAGCGACGATGTACCCGCTGTGCAGTTTGCCCACGGCATTGCCAGTGGCGACCCGCTGGCAGACCGCGTGATGCTGTGGACGCGCGTGACGCCGCCCACAGGCCACACCAGCGACATCCCCGTCGATTGGGAAGTCGCCACCGACAGCACCTTCACCACCCTCGTAGCGCAGGGCCAGACCACGGCACTCGCCAGCAAGGACTTCACCGTCAAGGTCGATGCCACCGGCTTGAAGGCCGCCACTGCGTACCACTTCCGCTTCAAGGCCTATGCAGCCACATCCACCACCGGCCGCACCCGCACCCTGCCCACGGGCAGCGTGGCGCAGGTCAAGCTGGCGGTGTTCTCGTGCGCCAACTACCCCGCGGGCTACTTCAACGTGTACGCCGACGCGGCCAAGCGCAACGACCTGGACGCCACGGTGCACCTGGGCGACTACATCTACGAATACGGCCAGGGGGGCTACGCCTCGGCCAACGCCAGCGCCATGGGCCGCCTGTCCGCACCCGCCAATGAAATCGTGAGCCTGGCCGACTATCGCCAGCGCCACGCCCAGTACAAGACCGATGCCGACCTGCAGGCCCTGCACGCCGCTGCCCCCATGATTGCCGTGTGGGACGACCACGAAGTCACCAACGACACCTGGCGCGACGGGGCCGAGAACCACCAAAGCGCCACCGAAGGCAGCTTCAGCGTTCGCAAAGCCGCCGCCATGCAGGCCTACCACGAGTGGATGCCCACCCGCAACGCGCAGCCTGAGCTGATCTACCGCAGCTTTGCCTTTGGCAACCTGGTGGCCCTGCACATGCTCGACACGCGCGTGATCGCCCGCGACGAGCAACTGAGCTACAGCAAGTTCTTCACCGCCAGCGGCTTCGATGCGGCAGGCTTTACGGCAGCGGTGGGCAACCCCAGCCGCCAGCTGATGGGCACCACCCAAACGCAATGGCTGCAGCAGCAAATGGCCGCATCCACCGCCACCTGGCAGGTGCTGGGCCAGCAGGTGCTGATGGGGCGCATGAACATCCCTGCGCCCATCCTCATGGAAACCCTGCAGCCCGGCGCAGGCGTGAGCGTCAGCCAGTACGCCGCCCTGGTGGCGCGTGCGCAGAGCAACCCCAGCAGCCTCACGCCCGCAGAGCAGGCCATCCTGGCGCAGCCCTCCATTCCCTACAACCTGGACGCCTGGGACGGCTACCAGGCCGCACGCGAAACCGTGCTGGCCACCTCGCGCAGCCTGGGCAAAAACCTGGTGGTGCTGGCGGGCGACACGCACAACGCCTGGGCCAACGAGCTGCTGGACATGAACGGCAAGGCCGTGGGCGTGGAGTTCGCCACCTCGTCCGTCACCTCGCCCGGGTTTGAGGAATACCTGCCCAATGAAAAGCCCGCCACGCTGGCAGGCGCGCTCGAGCAGCTGATTGGCCCACTGCAATACTGCGACACCTCGCGCCGTGGCTACATGGTGGTCACCGCCACAGCCACCGAATGCCGGGCCGACTGGGTGTATGTGAGCACCATCACCAGCCGCAGCTACACAGCCAGCACGGACAAATCGCTCAAGGTGGTGGCGGGTGCAGCGGGTGTGGGCCGCATCGTCGCAGCCTGA